From the Candidatus Peribacteria bacterium genome, one window contains:
- the rfbH gene encoding lipopolysaccharide biosynthesis protein RfbH gives MTHESLRSEILQLVERYSVERWPAQTFRPGVDLIRIAETIFDAQEISALTNIALDFALVTGEQTDRLEAALAQYIGVKHAMLTNSGSSANLLAITALMSPLLRDRRVQPGDEVITAAACFPTTVNPIVQNGLIPVFVDSAFPSCNIDVGAIERAITPRTKAVIFAHTLGNPADLDALVALTEKHHLWLIEDNCDALGSLYKGKKTGSFGHLSTVSFYPAHHMTTGEGGAVFTDDPLLKKIVESVRDWGRDCWCKPGKENTCGMRFGWQWKHLPEGYDHKYTYSHIGYNLRMTDMQAAIGLAQMQKLPSFVEKRKQNAISLREKIQDLEEFFILPTPLDGAEPSWFGFPLTVRDPARLDRVRVTAALEKSLIATRPLFAGNIIHQPAYQHVQYRVADTLETADRIMRDTFWVGIHPGLTEAHLSYMAGQLHQICRQSHSVIPLDTE, from the coding sequence ATGACACATGAATCGCTCAGGTCAGAGATTCTCCAGCTGGTGGAACGGTACAGTGTAGAACGATGGCCGGCGCAGACATTCCGGCCGGGCGTAGACCTTATCCGTATCGCAGAAACGATATTTGATGCACAAGAAATATCTGCTCTCACAAACATTGCACTCGATTTCGCACTGGTCACCGGTGAGCAGACAGATCGTCTGGAAGCCGCACTCGCACAGTACATCGGCGTGAAGCATGCGATGCTCACCAATTCCGGATCATCCGCCAATCTCCTCGCTATTACAGCCCTGATGTCCCCGCTCCTGCGCGATCGACGTGTACAGCCCGGAGATGAGGTCATCACTGCAGCGGCCTGCTTCCCCACCACTGTAAATCCGATTGTGCAGAACGGACTGATTCCTGTGTTTGTGGACAGTGCTTTCCCCAGCTGCAACATCGACGTCGGCGCTATCGAGCGTGCCATCACACCGCGGACAAAAGCTGTCATTTTCGCACACACCCTCGGTAATCCTGCCGATCTCGACGCACTCGTTGCGCTGACGGAAAAGCATCACCTCTGGCTGATTGAAGACAACTGTGACGCACTCGGCAGTCTGTACAAAGGCAAAAAGACCGGATCATTCGGGCATCTATCGACCGTCAGCTTTTATCCTGCGCACCACATGACAACAGGCGAAGGTGGCGCTGTGTTTACGGATGATCCGCTCCTCAAAAAAATTGTGGAGTCCGTGCGCGATTGGGGCCGCGACTGCTGGTGCAAGCCGGGCAAAGAAAATACCTGCGGCATGCGCTTTGGCTGGCAGTGGAAGCATCTGCCGGAAGGATATGATCACAAGTACACCTACAGCCACATTGGCTATAACCTCCGGATGACCGATATGCAGGCGGCCATCGGCCTTGCCCAAATGCAGAAGCTGCCATCATTTGTAGAGAAACGAAAACAGAACGCCATCTCGCTCCGCGAAAAAATCCAGGATCTCGAAGAATTCTTTATTCTTCCAACTCCGCTCGATGGCGCAGAGCCCAGCTGGTTTGGGTTCCCGCTCACCGTTCGCGACCCTGCCCGTCTCGATCGCGTTCGTGTGACCGCCGCTCTCGAAAAATCACTGATTGCCACGCGCCCGCTCTTTGCCGGAAACATCATCCATCAGCCCGCGTATCAACATGTCCAGTATCGCGTTGCAGACACGCTAGAAACCGCCGACCGCATTATGCGCGACACATTCTGGGTCGGGATTCATCCGGGTCTTACAGAGGCACATCTATCGTACATGGCCGGGCAGCTGCACCAGATCTGCCGGCAATCGCATTCGGTGATTCCCTTGGACACAGAATAG
- a CDS encoding glycosyltransferase, with the protein MLCDLLIPAYNHPNLLRDLLLSLEKNTDPAHLGRILIGDDGSDSFSKREMARLVENSALPITLISRPHTLGFGANCNDLFAKATAPYCIVLNTDVLLPPGWLERMLAPFGRDPTVALATPLSTNAANHTIALFPGETWLDADRSLAAGSPAYPDDCTAIGFCMAVDRAKLLQNNLPLFDPLFTDGYGEDSDLHYRMLATGFRSVVVDNLLVHHIGGASFETVATVDDIRQNAQKLFRKRWGTTHDALVQQFELHASPTLRNRQPAPSQDLDVLLILPTTDLRYGGIWMGATLVSSLMAAGKKVAVLAVTNPVPGSLRTFGLEAWADDTLMGQTVSSIGCVLASDESSLDLARRVAQNYSCPEAILLQGMEVAFRSGRTIQTFRHYQSLPHFLCVSEALEEYAALINPHAEITPLRAGPDPLVFYPRDASRMPKSIAIGLNGIPEKGASQALEFALLLKERGFTLFFFGWDTLAFDIPDNLGTVVGPSDRRGLAHLFSSTEFLVDYSFAEGLGLLPLEAAFCGCIPVLHPHGGPEYIFTDSENSIILGGYKTLKHDLDRITGLAETDKARMRENMTALRSAYGLRAAMKKAEEALDGIINH; encoded by the coding sequence ATGCTCTGCGATCTCCTTATTCCGGCGTATAACCACCCGAATCTGCTCAGGGACCTTCTTTTGAGCCTGGAAAAGAACACGGACCCTGCGCATCTGGGGCGCATTCTTATAGGAGATGACGGCAGCGACAGCTTTTCGAAGCGGGAAATGGCCCGTTTGGTGGAGAATTCCGCACTTCCGATCACGCTGATCTCCCGCCCCCACACGCTGGGATTTGGGGCAAACTGCAACGATCTCTTCGCAAAAGCCACGGCGCCGTACTGCATTGTGCTGAATACCGATGTTTTACTCCCGCCCGGGTGGCTGGAACGCATGCTGGCTCCTTTTGGACGTGATCCCACCGTTGCGCTCGCAACACCGCTATCGACGAATGCAGCAAACCACACCATCGCTCTTTTCCCGGGTGAAACCTGGCTCGACGCAGACCGTTCGCTCGCGGCAGGGTCACCTGCGTACCCGGATGACTGCACCGCCATCGGGTTTTGCATGGCTGTCGATCGCGCCAAACTCCTCCAGAATAATCTCCCGCTTTTTGATCCGCTCTTTACAGATGGCTACGGTGAAGACTCCGATCTGCACTACCGCATGCTTGCCACAGGATTCCGCTCCGTCGTCGTTGATAACCTCCTTGTGCATCACATCGGTGGCGCGTCATTTGAGACAGTCGCAACAGTCGATGACATCCGGCAGAACGCGCAGAAGCTATTCAGGAAGCGCTGGGGCACAACACACGACGCACTAGTGCAGCAGTTCGAACTGCACGCGTCACCTACTCTTCGCAACAGACAACCGGCACCGTCTCAGGATCTCGATGTATTGCTGATCCTGCCCACAACAGATTTGCGCTACGGCGGCATCTGGATGGGTGCGACGCTTGTGTCGTCTCTCATGGCAGCCGGAAAAAAGGTGGCAGTCCTTGCAGTCACCAATCCTGTTCCCGGAAGCCTGCGTACGTTCGGACTTGAGGCCTGGGCCGATGACACGCTGATGGGGCAGACCGTCTCATCTATTGGCTGTGTTCTTGCATCCGATGAATCGTCGCTGGATTTGGCCCGACGTGTGGCGCAGAACTATTCCTGCCCCGAGGCAATCCTGCTGCAGGGAATGGAAGTGGCGTTCCGCAGCGGGCGCACTATCCAGACATTCCGTCACTATCAGTCCCTCCCGCATTTCCTCTGTGTTTCTGAGGCACTGGAAGAGTATGCCGCACTCATCAATCCGCACGCGGAAATCACCCCCCTGCGCGCCGGTCCCGATCCGCTCGTTTTCTATCCGCGGGACGCGTCCCGCATGCCGAAAAGCATTGCGATCGGCCTGAATGGCATTCCGGAAAAAGGCGCGAGCCAGGCGCTGGAATTCGCGCTCCTTCTGAAAGAGCGCGGCTTCACCCTGTTCTTCTTTGGATGGGATACGCTTGCATTCGATATTCCCGATAACCTCGGCACAGTCGTCGGTCCGTCCGACCGCAGAGGGCTGGCGCATCTCTTCAGCAGTACGGAATTTCTGGTCGACTATTCCTTCGCCGAAGGCCTCGGCCTGCTCCCGCTTGAAGCGGCTTTCTGCGGCTGCATCCCGGTTCTCCATCCGCACGGCGGGCCGGAATATATTTTTACGGATAGCGAAAACAGCATCATCCTCGGCGGCTATAAAACGCTGAAGCACGACCTTGATCGCATCACTGGCCTCGCTGAAACAGACAAGGCCCGCATGCGGGAAAACATGACGGCGCTGCGGTCGGCGTATGGGCTCCGGGCAGCAATGAAAAAAGCAGAGGAAGCGCTCGACGGGATCATCAACCATTAA
- the pyrB gene encoding aspartate carbamoyltransferase, which produces MPLPFQHLTSTKQLARADADLILKMAAEMDSVLLKGGDDRLKGKILASLFYEPSTRTRLSFESAMLRLGGNVITADGLQFSSMYKGETIEDTIMMASGYSDIIAMRHPEQGSADKAAAASLVPFINAGDGPGQHPTQALLDLYTIQKERGTVDGLHVAMVGDLLYGRTVHSLCYLLGLYNDIRFTFIAPEQLPMPEKVTSYLKEKGIAYIETTDLAAGLDADILYMTRVQKERFENIDEYESLKLKYVLTANQLTGKNVTVMHPLPRVGEIATDVDALPTAAYFRQARNGVPVRMALLSLLLGAD; this is translated from the coding sequence ATGCCACTGCCCTTCCAGCACCTCACATCCACTAAACAGCTCGCAAGAGCCGATGCGGATCTGATTTTGAAGATGGCGGCGGAGATGGACAGTGTACTCTTGAAAGGCGGAGATGATCGTCTGAAAGGAAAAATTCTCGCCTCACTCTTTTACGAGCCGTCCACACGCACGCGCCTGAGCTTCGAATCCGCCATGCTGCGTCTGGGTGGGAACGTCATTACGGCGGACGGTTTACAGTTCTCCTCGATGTACAAAGGCGAGACGATTGAAGACACGATCATGATGGCCAGCGGCTACAGCGATATTATTGCCATGCGCCACCCGGAACAGGGATCTGCGGACAAAGCGGCTGCCGCGAGTCTGGTGCCGTTCATCAATGCAGGAGATGGCCCCGGTCAGCACCCGACACAGGCACTGCTCGATCTCTACACCATCCAGAAAGAGCGCGGCACGGTCGATGGCCTGCATGTCGCGATGGTCGGTGATCTCCTCTACGGACGCACCGTTCATTCCCTTTGCTATCTGCTTGGCCTCTACAACGATATCCGCTTCACCTTCATTGCGCCCGAGCAGCTCCCGATGCCAGAAAAAGTGACAAGCTACCTGAAGGAAAAGGGAATCGCCTACATCGAAACAACCGATCTGGCAGCCGGTCTCGATGCAGACATTCTCTACATGACCCGCGTCCAGAAAGAGCGCTTCGAGAACATCGACGAATATGAATCGCTCAAGCTGAAGTACGTGCTCACCGCCAATCAGCTCACAGGGAAAAATGTGACCGTCATGCACCCGCTTCCCCGAGTCGGAGAGATTGCCACAGATGTCGATGCGCTTCCGACTGCCGCATACTTCCGCCAGGCAAGAAACGGTGTGCCGGTCCGCATGGCGCTCCTTTCGCTTCTGTTGGGAGCGGACTAA
- a CDS encoding oligosaccharide flippase family protein: MSQKQIASSTLWQVASQVTMAALSIVTVKLIAIGLTKELAGAYNTAYGFLQIFGILADFGLYAVAVREVSKVSGKEREKVFGVLLTLRILILCLSLGTALIVAWLIPAWRGTPLPLGITIAAFVPFFTLLAGIVRTVFQVQYRMHYVFIAEVSQRILTVGLTAVIVAMGLRQSTDPFYYHLFLLFGGIGAMLLFVFSVIFGGRLLRIRPQWDSVMIRRAFLQALPYGLAFLCTALYRQSDVTLIGILRPDFALQNAYYGFVQRAMDMAYLFPTFLLNSTLPILSERSEKGEDTRELLGKTFHIILLLGTTLFLFAFFWSRPLMQLLTTDQYLSTVMQPGSDTALHLLAFSMFFNGILLFAFYSLLTKHHWKPLVLTLFLGSIVSITSNILLIPTYGFVGACMTSILTHVVLAIFLLPQSIRSMPFTYGSTYIFQWMLYTALMGSVLMLMTPFLTSSILTAIGIVVAGGVMLVIAWGTGIVKSVRG; this comes from the coding sequence ATGTCCCAAAAGCAAATCGCATCCTCGACGCTCTGGCAGGTCGCCAGCCAGGTCACCATGGCCGCATTGTCGATAGTGACCGTGAAGCTGATTGCGATCGGACTCACAAAAGAACTGGCCGGTGCCTATAACACCGCCTACGGCTTCCTGCAGATTTTCGGCATCCTCGCGGATTTCGGATTGTATGCAGTTGCCGTGAGAGAGGTGAGCAAGGTGAGCGGGAAAGAACGCGAGAAAGTATTTGGCGTGTTGCTCACGCTTCGCATTCTGATTTTGTGTCTCTCGCTCGGCACCGCATTGATCGTTGCCTGGCTGATTCCTGCATGGCGCGGCACACCGCTGCCGCTCGGTATTACGATCGCAGCCTTTGTGCCATTCTTCACACTGCTTGCCGGCATTGTCCGTACGGTGTTCCAGGTGCAGTACCGCATGCACTACGTGTTCATTGCGGAAGTGTCGCAGCGCATTCTGACCGTCGGGCTGACGGCGGTGATTGTCGCAATGGGCCTCAGGCAAAGTACCGATCCGTTTTATTACCATCTCTTCCTCCTCTTTGGCGGCATCGGGGCAATGCTGCTCTTTGTCTTCTCGGTGATCTTTGGTGGCCGGCTGCTCCGCATTCGTCCGCAGTGGGACAGTGTGATGATCAGGCGGGCCTTTCTCCAGGCTCTTCCCTACGGTCTGGCATTCCTGTGCACCGCTCTCTACCGCCAGTCCGATGTCACGCTGATCGGCATTCTGCGTCCGGACTTTGCACTGCAAAACGCCTATTACGGATTCGTGCAGCGCGCGATGGACATGGCGTATCTGTTCCCGACTTTCCTGCTGAATTCCACCCTGCCGATTCTGAGTGAGCGATCTGAAAAAGGAGAGGACACGCGGGAGCTGCTCGGCAAAACTTTCCACATTATCCTGCTGCTCGGCACCACACTCTTTCTGTTTGCCTTCTTCTGGTCACGTCCGCTCATGCAGCTTCTCACGACAGATCAGTACCTGTCGACCGTGATGCAGCCGGGGTCTGATACAGCACTTCACCTCCTTGCATTCTCGATGTTCTTCAATGGCATTCTGCTCTTTGCGTTCTACAGCCTCCTCACCAAACATCACTGGAAGCCGCTCGTGCTCACACTGTTTCTTGGGTCCATTGTATCCATCACTTCCAACATCCTGCTCATCCCGACGTACGGATTTGTCGGCGCATGTATGACATCGATTCTGACGCACGTTGTCCTCGCGATCTTCCTGCTGCCGCAAAGCATCCGCAGCATGCCGTTTACGTACGGCAGCACGTATATCTTCCAGTGGATGCTGTACACGGCACTGATGGGTTCGGTGCTGATGTTGATGACGCCGTTTTTGACCTCGAGCATACTGACCGCTATCGGCATTGTGGTGGCGGGCGGCGTGATGCTTGTGATTGCCTGGGGAACCGGCATTGTGAAGAGTGTGCGCGGTTAA
- a CDS encoding glycosyltransferase family 2 protein, whose product MTKSIDASQVSIIILYWNGYDDTRATIQSLLHCTPTAAEIVVCDNGSDINGAALFSKEFGDTIRCVRFPENYGVTGGFNAAISQADRPFVVILDDDTEVTEGWLEALLAAMEDPQVAACQPKFRSLRDPAFFDYNGSSGGYLDRFGYPFTRGRIIHTVEKDRGQYDTLCDIHWTSGACMMFRRALWDKHGPFVHFHEVDLCWRWRNDGYRIVSVPSSVVRHKGAPLRSYAPQRLSTYHRNNLLTILSLSSPLQLITVLLPRLCLEWVTIVYYLCTGHIAAAWAVCRAFFSFLIHVPQTVIHRPRAKRYAPLFPRSIVWAYFIRRRRTFSELLSR is encoded by the coding sequence ATGACTAAGTCCATAGACGCATCGCAGGTTTCCATCATCATTCTGTACTGGAATGGATATGACGATACGCGCGCAACGATCCAGTCATTGCTGCACTGCACACCGACTGCTGCGGAGATTGTCGTCTGCGACAACGGGTCCGACATCAATGGCGCTGCTTTGTTTAGCAAAGAATTCGGTGATACCATCCGGTGTGTTCGCTTTCCGGAAAACTACGGAGTGACAGGAGGATTCAACGCAGCAATCAGTCAGGCAGATCGTCCATTTGTTGTGATACTGGACGATGATACAGAGGTGACAGAAGGATGGCTGGAGGCATTACTGGCAGCCATGGAAGATCCGCAGGTTGCAGCCTGCCAGCCCAAATTCCGCTCGCTGCGCGATCCTGCATTTTTTGATTACAACGGCAGCTCTGGAGGATATCTCGACCGGTTTGGCTACCCGTTCACGCGCGGACGCATCATCCATACTGTGGAGAAAGACAGGGGTCAGTATGACACGCTCTGTGACATTCACTGGACCAGTGGCGCATGCATGATGTTTCGCAGAGCATTATGGGACAAGCACGGTCCGTTTGTGCATTTCCATGAAGTGGATCTGTGCTGGCGTTGGCGCAATGATGGCTATCGGATTGTATCCGTTCCATCATCTGTCGTGCGGCACAAAGGGGCACCTCTGCGTTCGTATGCTCCACAGCGCCTCTCTACGTATCACCGCAACAATCTACTCACCATCCTCTCGCTAAGTTCCCCGTTACAACTCATCACAGTTCTCCTTCCGCGCCTCTGCCTGGAGTGGGTGACGATTGTCTATTATCTCTGCACTGGACACATTGCCGCCGCGTGGGCTGTCTGCCGCGCATTTTTCTCATTCCTCATTCACGTACCGCAGACCGTCATCCATCGCCCGCGGGCAAAACGCTACGCACCACTTTTCCCCCGCAGCATCGTCTGGGCCTATTTTATCCGTCGCCGCAGAACATTCAGTGAACTTCTCTCGCGCTAA